The Chryseobacterium suipulveris genome window below encodes:
- a CDS encoding class I SAM-dependent methyltransferase → MENYIDINRNSWNAKVGPHLKSDFYFVDEFINGRTSLNSIEFDLLGDVKGKEILHLQCHFGQDSISLSRMGAKVMGIDLSDKAIEAARDLAKKCGTDTEFILSDIYDLPNVLDKKFDIVYTSYGVIGWLPDMEKWAKVVSHFLKSGGKFVFVEFHPVVWMYDDDYTFVKYNYFNEKPIVETYEGTYADKSAAIVQEYVMWNHPTSEVLNALLKEGLQLKSFDEYDWSPYACFRHNEEFEKGKFRIPQLGNNVPYVFSLVAESQTSSN, encoded by the coding sequence ATGGAAAACTATATCGACATTAACCGCAATTCCTGGAATGCGAAAGTGGGACCGCATTTGAAATCGGATTTTTATTTCGTGGATGAATTTATCAACGGGCGTACTTCTTTAAACTCTATTGAGTTCGATCTTTTGGGCGATGTGAAAGGGAAGGAAATTCTCCATTTGCAGTGTCATTTCGGCCAGGATTCCATTTCGCTTTCAAGGATGGGTGCGAAAGTGATGGGAATCGACCTGTCCGACAAAGCCATTGAAGCGGCAAGAGATTTAGCCAAGAAATGTGGAACCGACACCGAATTCATCCTATCCGATATTTATGATTTGCCAAATGTGCTCGACAAAAAATTCGACATTGTTTACACGAGTTACGGAGTGATCGGTTGGCTTCCCGATATGGAGAAATGGGCAAAAGTGGTTTCCCATTTTCTAAAATCTGGAGGAAAATTCGTGTTTGTGGAATTTCATCCTGTCGTTTGGATGTACGATGACGATTACACTTTTGTGAAATACAACTATTTCAACGAAAAACCGATCGTGGAAACGTACGAGGGAACTTATGCCGACAAATCTGCTGCAATCGTTCAGGAGTACGTGATGTGGAACCACCCGACTTCGGAAGTGCTGAATGCTTTGCTTAAAGAAGGGCTACAGCTAAAATCCTTTGACGAATACGACTGGTCACCTTACGCTTGCTTCCGACACAACGAGGAATTCGAGAAAGGAAAATTCCGAATCCCGCAGCTCGGGAACAACGTTCCGTATGTATTTTCGTTGGTGGCGGAAAGTCAAACAAGTTCAAATTAA
- a CDS encoding GNAT family N-acetyltransferase produces MNNYDHYEKYGFGRWSVLHKETQEYLGWCGLKYDEALDEVDLGFRFYQKHWRKGFATEAAKKCIEIGFAQLRLKKIVGRVMPENRASIKVLEKVGMSFVERRIVNDQEWFVYAISS; encoded by the coding sequence ATCAATAATTATGATCATTATGAAAAATATGGTTTTGGAAGATGGTCTGTTCTACACAAAGAAACACAGGAATACTTGGGGTGGTGCGGCTTAAAATATGATGAAGCTTTAGACGAAGTTGATTTAGGATTCCGCTTTTATCAAAAGCACTGGAGAAAAGGATTTGCAACAGAAGCTGCTAAGAAATGTATTGAGATTGGTTTTGCACAATTGCGCTTGAAGAAAATTGTTGGTCGTGTAATGCCAGAGAATAGAGCTTCGATAAAGGTTTTAGAAAAGGTGGGAATGTCGTTTGTAGAAAGAAGAATCGTAAACGATCAAGAATGGTTTGTCTATGCCATTTCTTCCTAA
- a CDS encoding patatin-like phospholipase family protein, translating to MTKKLLFCALFAALTLSVNAQDSLQITPRKKYGLALSGGGAKGFAHIGLLKAIDSLQIKIDYITGTSMGGILGGLYAMGYTGEELKSTVYGMNWKRILSNKIPYNKVSIEEKDEFDKYIIEFPVEKRKPTLPNSYIEGQYMGEVLNTLTFPAKHINDFSKLPISVEMTSSDIINGGLIMQKKGSLPLAIRSTLAIPAAFSPVFIDGKMLVDGGLDRNFPVAEVKQMGADVVIGGYTGFRLFTKKEIENPLKMIYQTHAIRSVEDYEVQKKNTDVLVNFVAPLEDITTKDFKKFKKIIKIGEDETKKMLPELVKIAEEQRQLGISFSHDSVQEIKKPTVAFKYFNEDGTEITSQKELNSLKNQLQLEEGNYYDAKTVNESIDRIFGTRLYDKAYYTYTDTENGLIMNIFLKKSTSGRFKMALHYDNEQSVGIILNYTYRNLLLSKSRLVATVDVSERFKARLNMQKFVDGKDRLWVSADAKYTTADSNDIFFKILNDNDGSGKLFSEYRYQNFGGSFSINYKLGTNSAIGTGIEYNTELLKNSLNDISQSTFDNYSKKMYSHSNYSVSLRFIQNSLNTRYFSKSGNFLQIGARSYFGDHYNLYDLVHLQPMLYDYLNPENPMYTTPKSLIGLYLNENFSFPVSKKITLKANGYVGQHFSSSKIEEGQIPFLFLNQKFYVGGSEFNNDGMNPEFEGFRQKELPVNSLYKAGFAVQYNPFGEFYVTPSMSFSQISANLTSFKDDDFAQKVFGYGINFGYNSMAGPINFSVSRNDFLNLWRFYFSIGYKF from the coding sequence ATGACAAAAAAATTGCTCTTCTGTGCACTGTTCGCTGCACTGACTCTCTCCGTCAATGCGCAGGACTCATTGCAAATAACTCCCCGGAAAAAATACGGACTCGCCTTAAGCGGCGGCGGCGCAAAGGGTTTCGCACACATTGGATTGCTGAAGGCGATTGACTCCCTTCAAATTAAGATCGACTACATCACAGGAACCAGTATGGGCGGAATTCTCGGCGGACTCTACGCGATGGGTTATACCGGCGAAGAATTGAAATCCACCGTTTACGGCATGAACTGGAAACGGATTTTGAGCAACAAAATCCCGTACAACAAAGTAAGCATCGAGGAAAAAGACGAGTTCGACAAATACATTATCGAGTTTCCGGTGGAAAAAAGAAAACCGACACTTCCCAACTCCTATATTGAAGGTCAATACATGGGAGAAGTACTGAATACGCTTACTTTTCCGGCGAAACACATCAATGATTTCAGTAAGTTGCCGATTTCGGTTGAAATGACTTCATCCGACATTATTAACGGTGGGCTCATCATGCAGAAAAAAGGTTCGCTTCCTCTTGCAATCCGTTCTACATTGGCGATTCCCGCAGCTTTCTCCCCAGTTTTCATCGACGGCAAAATGTTGGTTGACGGCGGTCTCGACAGAAATTTTCCGGTTGCGGAAGTGAAACAGATGGGAGCCGATGTTGTGATCGGCGGTTACACTGGATTCCGACTTTTCACGAAAAAAGAAATCGAAAATCCGCTGAAAATGATCTACCAAACGCATGCAATCCGCTCGGTGGAGGATTACGAGGTACAAAAGAAAAACACCGATGTGTTGGTAAATTTCGTCGCACCGCTTGAAGACATTACCACGAAGGATTTCAAAAAGTTTAAGAAAATCATTAAAATCGGTGAGGACGAAACCAAGAAAATGCTTCCCGAACTGGTAAAAATAGCGGAAGAACAAAGACAACTCGGAATCAGTTTCAGCCACGACAGCGTTCAGGAAATAAAGAAACCGACTGTTGCTTTCAAATATTTTAATGAAGATGGAACCGAGATCACCTCGCAAAAGGAACTCAATTCTTTGAAAAATCAATTACAGCTTGAAGAAGGAAATTATTACGATGCGAAAACCGTGAACGAAAGCATTGACCGAATCTTTGGAACCCGGCTCTATGACAAGGCGTATTACACTTATACCGACACTGAAAACGGACTGATTATGAATATTTTCCTGAAAAAATCAACTTCGGGAAGGTTCAAGATGGCGCTGCATTACGACAACGAACAGTCTGTTGGAATTATCCTGAATTACACATACCGGAATTTACTGCTGTCGAAGTCGCGGCTTGTAGCGACAGTAGATGTTTCAGAACGGTTTAAAGCACGGCTCAACATGCAGAAATTTGTTGACGGAAAAGACCGTTTGTGGGTTTCTGCCGATGCAAAATATACCACGGCGGACAGCAACGATATTTTCTTCAAGATACTGAATGATAACGACGGTTCGGGCAAACTGTTCTCGGAATACCGATACCAGAATTTTGGCGGCAGCTTCAGCATCAACTATAAACTCGGCACCAACTCCGCCATCGGAACCGGAATCGAATACAACACCGAACTTTTGAAAAATTCGCTGAACGACATCTCACAAAGCACATTCGATAACTACAGCAAGAAAATGTACAGCCACAGCAATTACTCCGTTTCCTTACGATTTATTCAGAATAGTTTAAACACGAGATATTTTTCAAAAAGCGGCAACTTTCTGCAAATTGGCGCAAGAAGCTATTTCGGCGACCACTACAATTTGTACGATTTGGTTCATCTGCAGCCGATGCTTTACGATTACCTGAATCCCGAGAACCCGATGTACACCACACCAAAATCGCTGATTGGGTTATACCTTAACGAAAACTTCTCGTTCCCGGTCTCAAAAAAGATAACGCTGAAAGCCAATGGATATGTTGGTCAACATTTCAGCAGTTCGAAAATTGAAGAAGGTCAGATTCCGTTTCTGTTTCTCAATCAGAAATTTTACGTGGGAGGAAGCGAGTTTAACAACGATGGGATGAATCCCGAATTTGAAGGTTTCCGACAAAAGGAGCTCCCCGTAAACTCCCTTTACAAAGCGGGTTTTGCTGTACAGTACAATCCTTTTGGCGAGTTTTATGTGACTCCATCCATGAGCTTTTCGCAGATCTCGGCAAATCTGACGAGTTTTAAGGACGATGACTTCGCTCAGAAAGTTTTCGGTTACGGGATTAATTTTGGCTACAATTCGATGGCGGGTCCCATCAATTTTTCCGTTTCAAGAAACGACTTCCTCAATTTATGGCGTTTCTACTTCAGTATCGGATATAAATTTTAG
- a CDS encoding GNAT family N-acetyltransferase, translating to MNYEIRQMLPTDGEKVLEIFQQGIDGGNATFDQNVPTWEAWDNKFFKICRFVLQDENEQILGWAALQPISKRECYSGVAEVSIYIANEFQGKGFGKMLLWKLILDSEEHDFWTLQSGIFPENEASIAVHSKLGFRIVGTREKIGKMNGVWRDIILMERRSTVAGIE from the coding sequence ATGAATTACGAAATCCGACAAATGCTGCCGACTGACGGCGAGAAAGTACTCGAAATTTTCCAGCAGGGAATCGATGGCGGAAACGCAACCTTTGACCAAAATGTTCCAACGTGGGAAGCGTGGGACAATAAGTTTTTCAAAATCTGCCGCTTCGTTCTGCAAGACGAAAATGAGCAGATTCTTGGTTGGGCAGCATTGCAACCTATCAGCAAAAGAGAATGTTATTCAGGTGTTGCCGAAGTGAGTATTTATATCGCCAACGAATTTCAGGGTAAAGGTTTTGGAAAAATGCTTTTGTGGAAACTGATTCTCGACAGTGAGGAACACGATTTCTGGACATTGCAGTCGGGAATTTTTCCTGAAAACGAAGCAAGCATCGCAGTTCATTCCAAGCTGGGATTCCGTATCGTGGGAACACGCGAGAAAATAGGGAAGATGAACGGAGTGTGGCGCGACATTATTTTAATGGAAAGAAGAAGCACTGTTGCGGGCATTGAATAA
- a CDS encoding YeiH family protein yields the protein MEKKTVIRILFLVIAGFTLTNWVSPPLALVAGILFVNVFGIPFNELSSYTKKILQYSVIGLGFGINLNEAAKAGSEGFTFTVFTIVLVLSLGLIIGKWLKIDKKISQLISVGTAICGGSAIAAVSPVIQSKGSQNSIALGVVFVLNAVALVIFPMIGNFFHLTQNQFGMWAAIAIHDTSSVVGAASKYGAEALKTATVVKLSRALWIIPVTLIFSFLTKTNEKVKFPYFILWFVVAIVINSFVGDQFAFPKTVSEISRMTLKTALFFIGAGLPLKELKKIGINPFLLGILLWLIISAVSLFGIYQFVA from the coding sequence ATGGAAAAGAAAACGGTTATCAGGATTCTCTTTCTGGTGATTGCGGGCTTCACGCTCACCAACTGGGTTTCGCCGCCGCTTGCTTTGGTGGCGGGAATTCTGTTTGTAAATGTTTTCGGAATTCCTTTCAATGAACTTTCAAGTTACACTAAGAAGATCCTGCAGTATTCCGTGATTGGATTAGGATTCGGGATTAATCTGAATGAAGCGGCAAAAGCGGGAAGCGAAGGTTTTACCTTCACTGTTTTCACCATCGTTTTAGTGCTCTCTCTCGGACTCATCATCGGAAAATGGCTGAAAATCGACAAAAAAATTTCGCAGCTGATTTCGGTGGGAACTGCAATTTGTGGCGGAAGTGCGATTGCCGCTGTTTCACCAGTCATTCAATCGAAGGGCAGTCAAAATTCCATTGCATTAGGAGTTGTTTTTGTTTTAAATGCGGTGGCTTTGGTGATTTTTCCCATGATCGGAAATTTTTTCCATCTCACCCAAAATCAATTTGGAATGTGGGCTGCAATCGCGATTCACGACACGAGTTCTGTAGTTGGTGCGGCGAGCAAATATGGAGCTGAAGCGTTGAAGACCGCAACCGTCGTGAAGCTTTCCCGTGCGTTGTGGATCATTCCCGTAACACTCATTTTCTCGTTTTTAACAAAGACCAATGAAAAGGTGAAATTTCCTTATTTTATCTTATGGTTTGTGGTGGCGATCGTGATCAACTCTTTTGTTGGAGACCAGTTTGCATTCCCGAAAACCGTCAGCGAAATCTCCAGAATGACACTTAAAACCGCCCTATTCTTTATCGGAGCTGGACTTCCGTTAAAGGAATTAAAAAAGATCGGGATCAATCCTTTCCTGCTGGGAATCCTGCTGTGGTTAATTATTTCTGCGGTTTCCCTCTTCGGAATCTATCAGTTTGTGGCATAA
- a CDS encoding rhodanese-like domain-containing protein → MGNYFCGMKLFNLRNAIYFVATVGFFSVVQCQENNFSAPNSSEQANSKSLKQVISEGAFLVDVRTPAEFSSGSIEGAVNIPLDEIQDRVHEFQGKKGVVVFCRTGNRSSTAKRILEKQGIPDVYNGINTSYIKNEMKK, encoded by the coding sequence ATGGGAAATTACTTTTGCGGAATGAAATTATTTAATTTAAGAAATGCAATATACTTCGTCGCAACAGTCGGGTTTTTCAGTGTTGTGCAATGTCAGGAAAATAATTTTTCCGCACCGAACAGTTCAGAGCAAGCCAACTCCAAATCCCTGAAGCAGGTGATTTCGGAGGGTGCTTTTTTGGTGGACGTTCGAACTCCCGCTGAATTCAGCTCTGGTTCTATTGAAGGTGCGGTCAATATTCCATTGGATGAAATTCAGGACCGCGTTCACGAGTTTCAGGGTAAAAAGGGAGTGGTGGTTTTTTGCAGAACAGGAAACCGAAGTTCAACGGCTAAAAGAATCTTAGAAAAACAAGGTATTCCCGATGTTTACAACGGAATCAATACTTCTTATATTAAGAATGAAATGAAAAAGTAA
- a CDS encoding GNAT family N-acetyltransferase, whose product METERLTLREFKSEDAKHLFEINEDWECVKYTGDSAFNSIEGNKPDQ is encoded by the coding sequence ATGGAAACAGAGCGACTCACTTTGCGGGAATTTAAGAGTGAAGATGCAAAACATTTATTTGAAATAAATGAAGATTGGGAGTGCGTAAAATATACTGGAGATTCCGCTTTTAACAGTATCGAAGGCAACAAACCTGATCAATAA
- a CDS encoding formate--tetrahydrofolate ligase: protein MSFPTDLEIAESANIQHIKNIAEKIGIDNDDLEYYGKYKAKIPLKYIDEEKIKKAKLILVTAINPTPAGEGKTTVSVGLNDGLNKIGKKSIAVLREPSLGPVFGVKGGAAGGGYAQVIPMVDINLHFTGDFAAIEKANNLLSALIDNNLQNRKHSLNIDPRTIVWKRVMDMNDRSLRQIVVGLGGSNNGITREEGFNITPASEVMAILCLSQDFEDLKTRLGNIFVGYTFDKKPIFARDLKAENAMAILLKDAIKPNLVQSLEGNPAILHGGPFANIAQGTNTIIATKTGLSLADYVVTEAGFGADLGAEKFLHIKCHYGKMKPDAYVIVATIRALRYHGGAKKGEYETPNLPFVKNGIENLKKHIENGMKFGLKPIVAINRFATDSDEEITFIKEECEKMGVKAILAEEFTKGGAGMTELAEEVVYCASNCGNDFQPLYKVEDSVEYKIETIAKEVYGAETVVFSQKAKNQLKTIYDLGFDKVPICMAKTPKSLTDDETKIGRPSNFKITVREFEFAAGAGFIIPILGDMMRMPGLPSVPAAEGMTINKEGKILGLS from the coding sequence ATGAGTTTTCCGACCGACCTTGAAATTGCAGAATCCGCCAACATTCAGCATATTAAAAATATTGCAGAAAAAATTGGGATCGACAACGACGATCTGGAGTATTACGGTAAATATAAAGCCAAAATCCCTTTAAAATACATCGACGAAGAAAAGATCAAAAAAGCCAAACTGATTTTGGTGACCGCAATTAACCCGACTCCAGCCGGCGAAGGAAAAACCACAGTTTCTGTCGGACTGAACGACGGACTGAACAAGATCGGTAAGAAATCCATCGCGGTTTTGCGTGAACCATCGCTTGGTCCAGTTTTCGGTGTGAAAGGCGGTGCTGCAGGTGGCGGTTACGCACAGGTAATCCCGATGGTGGATATCAACCTGCACTTCACGGGAGATTTTGCGGCGATCGAGAAAGCAAACAACCTCCTTTCGGCGCTGATTGACAATAATTTGCAGAACAGAAAACATTCTCTCAACATCGATCCTAGAACCATCGTCTGGAAAAGGGTGATGGATATGAACGACCGCTCGCTTCGACAAATTGTTGTGGGTTTAGGCGGCTCCAACAACGGAATTACCCGTGAAGAGGGCTTCAATATTACTCCTGCAAGTGAAGTGATGGCGATTCTTTGCCTGAGTCAAGATTTCGAAGATTTGAAAACCCGGCTGGGAAATATTTTCGTGGGCTACACCTTTGACAAGAAACCGATTTTCGCACGCGACCTTAAAGCCGAAAATGCAATGGCAATTCTATTGAAAGACGCCATTAAACCTAATCTTGTTCAAAGTTTGGAAGGCAATCCTGCGATTCTTCACGGTGGACCTTTTGCGAATATTGCACAGGGAACAAATACGATTATCGCTACCAAAACCGGACTTTCACTCGCCGATTACGTGGTGACGGAAGCTGGTTTCGGCGCTGATTTAGGGGCGGAAAAGTTTTTGCACATCAAGTGTCATTACGGAAAGATGAAACCCGACGCTTATGTAATCGTTGCCACGATTCGTGCGCTCCGTTACCACGGCGGCGCGAAAAAAGGCGAATACGAAACACCGAATCTGCCATTTGTGAAAAACGGGATCGAAAACCTGAAAAAGCATATCGAAAACGGAATGAAATTCGGCTTGAAACCGATTGTCGCGATCAACCGATTTGCGACGGATTCGGATGAGGAAATTACTTTCATTAAGGAAGAATGTGAAAAAATGGGCGTGAAAGCAATCCTTGCAGAGGAATTTACCAAAGGCGGCGCTGGAATGACCGAACTTGCCGAAGAAGTGGTGTATTGCGCTTCCAATTGCGGAAATGATTTCCAACCTTTGTACAAAGTTGAAGATTCTGTAGAATATAAAATCGAGACCATCGCAAAAGAAGTGTACGGCGCGGAAACCGTGGTATTTTCGCAGAAAGCGAAGAACCAGCTAAAAACCATTTACGACCTTGGCTTCGATAAAGTTCCGATCTGTATGGCGAAAACTCCGAAATCCCTCACCGACGATGAAACCAAAATCGGACGGCCTTCAAACTTCAAAATCACCGTGCGTGAATTTGAATTTGCGGCTGGAGCAGGATTCATCATCCCGATTCTGGGCGACATGATGAGAATGCCTGGTTTACCGAGCGTTCCCGCAGCTGAAGGAATGACAATCAATAAGGAAGGGAAAATCTTGGGATTGAGTTGA
- a CDS encoding DUF6952 family protein produces MKLPIIRQFYQTQTPENLEKALEVLESFSEFRGTTEEDLNVVGEMITDICGALEVHQNVKNGMSERDALNGFAQKVLGSIDKN; encoded by the coding sequence ATGAAACTCCCAATAATCAGACAGTTTTACCAAACCCAGACTCCCGAGAATCTCGAAAAGGCACTCGAAGTTTTGGAATCTTTCTCTGAGTTCCGCGGAACAACTGAAGAAGATCTAAATGTGGTTGGTGAAATGATCACGGATATTTGCGGCGCTCTCGAAGTTCACCAAAATGTGAAAAACGGAATGAGCGAGAGAGACGCGCTCAACGGTTTTGCCCAGAAAGTTTTGGGAAGTATTGATAAAAATTAA
- the uvrA gene encoding excinuclease ABC subunit UvrA, producing MKDNKEYIEVYGAREHNLKNISVKIPRNELVVITGLSGSGKSSLAFDTIFAEGQRRYIETFSAYARHFLGGLERPDVDKIDGLSPVIAIEQKTTNKNPRSTVGTVTELYDFLRLLFARVSDAYSMTSGKKLVSYTEEQILETIKENFKGEKVMLLAPVVRARKGHYHELFVQMAKKGYGQARIDGELLDIEYDLKLDRYKTHDIDIVIDRWIIGENATENRMEKSLRTAMEMGEGTIGLQKLGENEVHYFSKNLMDSETGDSLALPEPNTFSFNSPKGSCPHCKGLGTIKKVNTDYFVENPKLSVNQGGLLPLEDIKSNKWILGQIKNILEVFDQDLSTPFKDISKEALELIYFGAHKEVSKELKHAGITKKIKVNFDGLVSIIEEMIEDKESYDAILLERHFTTEEICPECKGTRLQPSSLSFKIDGKNIAEINSLSLADFKDWLNEVENKFSEKNKIIAHEILKEIKTRLQFLLDVGLDYLSLSRSSRTLSGGESQRIRLATQIGSQLVNVLYILDEPSIGLHQRDNERLINSLKNLRDIGNSVIVVEHDKDMILEADEVLDIGPRAGKFGGEILWQGNPKDLLKADTITADYMTGKRKIVIPEKRREGNGKSLVLKGATGNNLKNVTLEVPLGKLVVVTGISGSGKSSLINGTLYPILNRHFYRSVQEPLPYKSFEGIENIDKIVDVDQTPIGRTPRSNPATYTGMFTDIRNLFAELPESKIRGYKAGRFSFNVKGGRCETCQGGGLKVIEMNFLPDVYVHCETCNGKRFNRETLEVRYKGKSISDVLEMTIDEAVDFFAPIPKIYNKVKTLHDVGLGYITLGQQSTTLSGGEAQRIKLATELSKRQTGNTLYILDEPTTGLHFEDVKVLMEAVNKLVDLGNSFIIIEHNMDVIKLADHIIDIGPEGGKHGGKIIAEGTPEEIVKSKKSLTAKFLKREL from the coding sequence ATGAAAGACAATAAAGAATATATCGAAGTTTACGGCGCCCGTGAACACAACCTTAAAAATATTTCGGTAAAGATCCCGCGAAACGAACTTGTAGTCATCACTGGACTTTCGGGAAGTGGGAAATCGTCCCTCGCTTTCGACACTATTTTCGCGGAAGGACAGCGAAGATATATCGAGACTTTTTCTGCCTACGCGCGACATTTTCTCGGCGGTTTGGAAAGACCCGATGTGGATAAAATCGACGGACTTTCGCCAGTAATAGCCATCGAGCAGAAAACGACCAACAAAAATCCACGTTCTACAGTTGGGACGGTGACTGAACTCTATGATTTTCTGCGTCTGCTTTTTGCGAGGGTTTCAGATGCATACTCGATGACTTCTGGCAAAAAGTTAGTGAGCTACACCGAAGAGCAAATCCTGGAAACCATTAAGGAAAATTTTAAGGGCGAAAAAGTGATGCTTCTTGCACCCGTTGTTCGTGCGAGGAAAGGACATTACCACGAACTCTTCGTACAAATGGCGAAGAAAGGTTACGGACAGGCGAGAATCGACGGCGAACTTTTGGACATTGAATATGACCTGAAACTCGACCGCTACAAAACCCACGACATCGATATCGTGATCGACCGATGGATTATCGGCGAAAATGCCACTGAAAACCGTATGGAAAAATCCCTGCGAACCGCGATGGAAATGGGAGAGGGAACCATCGGTCTGCAAAAATTGGGAGAGAATGAAGTCCATTATTTTTCTAAAAACTTGATGGACTCCGAAACCGGAGATTCACTCGCTTTACCCGAACCGAACACGTTTTCGTTTAATTCGCCGAAAGGAAGCTGCCCACACTGCAAAGGTTTGGGAACCATCAAGAAAGTGAATACCGATTATTTTGTGGAAAATCCTAAACTCTCTGTAAACCAGGGCGGTTTGTTGCCGCTTGAAGACATTAAATCCAACAAATGGATTTTGGGGCAGATTAAGAATATCCTCGAAGTTTTCGATCAGGATTTATCGACTCCGTTTAAAGATATTTCCAAAGAAGCGCTGGAATTGATCTATTTCGGGGCGCACAAAGAAGTTTCCAAAGAACTGAAACACGCGGGAATCACCAAAAAAATCAAGGTGAATTTCGACGGATTGGTTTCCATTATCGAAGAAATGATCGAGGACAAGGAAAGCTACGACGCGATTCTGCTCGAAAGACACTTTACCACCGAAGAAATTTGCCCCGAATGTAAAGGAACCCGACTTCAACCGTCAAGTTTGAGTTTTAAAATCGACGGGAAAAATATTGCGGAAATCAACTCATTGAGTTTGGCTGATTTTAAGGATTGGCTCAACGAAGTGGAAAATAAGTTCAGCGAGAAAAACAAAATCATTGCCCACGAAATTTTAAAGGAAATCAAGACTCGGCTGCAGTTTTTGCTCGATGTCGGACTGGATTATTTGAGCTTAAGCCGAAGTTCAAGAACACTTTCCGGCGGTGAATCGCAGCGGATCCGTTTGGCGACGCAGATCGGTTCACAGTTGGTGAATGTACTTTATATCCTCGACGAGCCTTCGATCGGACTTCACCAAAGAGATAACGAGCGGCTCATCAACTCCCTAAAAAATCTCCGCGACATTGGGAATTCCGTAATCGTTGTGGAACACGACAAAGACATGATCCTAGAAGCAGACGAGGTTTTGGATATTGGTCCGCGCGCAGGAAAGTTCGGTGGCGAAATTCTTTGGCAGGGAAATCCCAAAGATCTGCTCAAAGCCGATACCATCACCGCCGATTATATGACGGGAAAACGAAAGATCGTAATCCCAGAAAAAAGGAGGGAAGGAAACGGTAAATCGCTGGTTCTGAAAGGTGCGACAGGAAATAACCTGAAAAATGTGACGCTGGAAGTTCCGCTCGGGAAATTAGTCGTGGTAACAGGAATTTCGGGAAGCGGAAAATCTTCTTTAATTAACGGAACGTTGTACCCGATTCTGAACCGACATTTCTACCGAAGTGTGCAGGAACCGTTACCTTACAAAAGTTTCGAGGGAATCGAGAATATCGACAAAATTGTGGACGTGGATCAAACTCCGATCGGAAGGACTCCGCGCTCCAATCCTGCAACTTATACGGGAATGTTTACGGACATCAGAAACCTTTTCGCTGAACTTCCCGAATCGAAAATTCGCGGCTACAAAGCGGGACGGTTTTCGTTCAATGTAAAAGGTGGAAGATGCGAAACCTGTCAAGGAGGCGGTTTGAAGGTGATTGAAATGAATTTTCTTCCCGATGTTTACGTACATTGCGAAACGTGCAACGGAAAACGTTTCAACCGCGAAACTCTTGAAGTGCGCTACAAAGGAAAATCGATTTCCGATGTTTTGGAAATGACGATCGATGAGGCGGTGGATTTCTTTGCACCGATTCCGAAAATCTATAATAAGGTCAAGACTTTGCACGACGTCGGATTGGGCTACATCACGCTCGGTCAGCAATCTACAACTTTGAGTGGAGGAGAAGCGCAACGGATCAAACTCGCCACCGAACTTTCGAAAAGACAGACTGGAAATACGCTCTACATCCTGGATGAACCCACAACTGGACTCCATTTCGAGGATGTGAAAGTGCTGATGGAAGCAGTGAACAAGCTAGTTGATTTAGGCAATTCATTCATCATCATCGAGCATAATATGGATGTGATCAAATTGGCGGACCACATCATCGACATCGGTCCTGAAGGCGGGAAACACGGCGGGAAAATCATCGCTGAAGGAACTCCCGAAGAAATCGTGAAATCTAAAAAATCATTGACAGCGAAGTTTTTGAAAAGAGAGTTATAA
- a CDS encoding EamA family transporter has protein sequence MWWLYALLSALFAALTAIFAKVGVENVNSNLATAIRTVVVLVMIWLIVFSRGEMKGISGLSPKTWFFLGISGVATGLSWIFYFKALQMGEVSKVAGIDRLSLALTIIFAVIFLGETLTWKTAAGAGLIIIGTLFLIWK, from the coding sequence ATGTGGTGGCTTTACGCACTTCTATCCGCGCTCTTCGCTGCACTCACCGCAATTTTTGCCAAGGTGGGCGTTGAGAATGTGAACTCGAATCTGGCGACGGCGATCCGTACCGTGGTGGTTTTGGTGATGATTTGGCTCATTGTTTTTTCGCGTGGCGAGATGAAGGGGATTTCGGGGCTGTCTCCCAAAACATGGTTTTTCCTCGGCATTTCTGGGGTGGCGACAGGACTTTCCTGGATCTTTTATTTCAAGGCGCTGCAGATGGGCGAAGTTTCAAAAGTGGCGGGAATCGACAGGCTGAGTTTAGCATTAACCATCATTTTTGCAGTCATTTTTTTGGGTGAAACTTTGACGTGGAAAACTGCTGCAGGAGCTGGTTTGATTATTATCGGAACCCTCTTTCTGATTTGGAAATGA